AAGTCCTTACCCTGAAAAGTCATACCTCCTCAGAAGCCCGTTTAAGAGGTTTTCAAGGTCAAGCGCATACATAAACTCATCTAGAAAACTCGAGGCTTTAAACAAGCGACAAACGCTAACGCGTATTTTCATGGCAACTGTTCTCGGGTTCCTGGTCAAGTTGCGTTGGTCGGGTTTACCGAGTTGGTGGACCACAATTAGTGCTGATTCCTAAAAAGGTTGATCTGCTCTACTGATCAAATCTTGCTATTTGTATTCCTCACAGGCCGAACTTTCCAGAAGCTCCTATTGATCGACCGAAGTTAAGATCGAAAAGTGTGTATTTTTCGCTGGGGTGCAACGGATGGAGAGTTTGTCACCCATGCCAAAAACAGAGAATCAATAAGTTCTTCCTCTAGTGAGATTGACCCAAGTCGGGTGGAGTTTGTACGGGCCTGGGGTGTGCAAAAGGTCTTGACACTGAGTGTGCACGACCTACTGACACAAAAAACTGCCGCACCACAACGAATAACGGTTGTAGCGCGGCAGTTTTGAAGTTTTTAACGCCAACCCATGGTCATGAGCAGACCGATGATCATCAAACCAAAGCCAATACCGTAGTTCCATGCATCAAGATCAGCCATGAATGGGATTTGAGGACCAGCAAGGTAGTTTGCGATCAGCCAGACAAGTCCGATGATCATGAAGGCAAACATGATCACCTTGTACCACATGGGGGTTCCGGCGGAGTTGATTTTAACCGGGGTGCGGTTTGCGCTTGGGTTGCTTGAAACCGGAGCGGTCTCGTTTTTAGTAATTCTTGCCTTTGGCATTATTCACACCTTCATGTTTATTGTCTTGGAAACCCCAGCAACTGGTACTTATCTTGTTTGAGCTTAACGTATCAGTTGTGGGGCAAGCTAGCTTACTGGTCTTGGATTAGGGCTGAGATATCGAACTCGAAGAGCCGCACGGTTACTTGTGCATCTTTGCGGAACAGATCGTTTGGTGATGGGGATTGGTGGCCGATCTTGTTTTGGTCCACAAGTGCTGCGGTTCGGATGGGGTCGCCGACAATGAGGGATTGATCTGGGGCGGTCCATCCGGCGGCTCTGAGGGCGTCGATTGCTTGTTGGGTGTTTAGTCGAGCCAGGTCAGGGGCCTTGATGAGCATGCCGTTGGAGACTTCCACCGTGATGGTGGAGCCTTTCGGTTGCTCTGTGCTTTGGCCTGAAACTGAAAGGACTTCACCTTCTGGTTGTTCACTGTCCACGTAGGATGCTGTGGGGGTAAAGCCCATGGAGATGAGGTTTTGTTCTGCTTGTGACCAGTTCATGCCGGTGAGGTTGGGGACTCGGATGCTTTCGGCGCCTGAGGACATGGTCAAAGACACCGACGAGCCCACGACTACTTCTTGGCCGGCTTCGGGGTTTTGGTCGATAACGCGGCCTTCTTCAACGTCGTCGGAGTTTTCTTCGCGGACGTTTTGGTTGAGTTCAAGGCCTGCGTCTTCCAAAGTGCGGGCGGCTTCTTCAAGAGTCATGCCGGACACGTCTGGGATGTTGATCATTTCTCGGCCGGTGGACACGGTGAGGGTCACGGTGGCACCGCGGCGGATTTCTGAGCCGACACTTGGGTTGGTGCGGATCACTAGCCCTGTTGATACATCGGCGCTGGGTTCTTCAACGATGTTGACGTTGAATCCTTCAGCTTCAAGTTCAGTTACTGCTTCTTGTTGTGGTAGTCCTTCGACGTTCGGGATAGCTTGGGTAGCAGAAGATGAGCTGTTGGTGACGTAGTCGTAGGTAAATGCGCCAGCAACACCGACGACACCTAAGGCGAGGACGGTGGCAAGCGCAATCAGTCCCTTGGAGCCGCGTTTAGAACTCCCCGCAGATCTACTAGCCCCAGCCTCGCCTGAGGCGGGCGCGATGCGGGTGGAGGTGCGCGTCGATAAGCGTGGTTCTGGTTCTTCTTCGGTCTCAACGTGGGCGCGGGCGGCGTGTGAGACCGCATTGCGGGATAGTCGGCCCAGGTCAGCTGCCATTTCTGCGGCTGTTTGGTAGCGGTCGGCGGGGTGTTTCGCCATGGAGGTTAAAACCACGGCATCCACGTTGAGTGCAGAAGTCGGCGTGAGGTTAGCGATGAAATCCGAAGGAGGAGTCGGATCTTCTTGAACATGCTGATAAGCCACAGCGAAGGGGGATTCGCCTTCAAAAGGTGGCTTGCCGGTGACCAGCTCATACATCACGCAGCCGGTGGCGTAAATATCAGAACGCGCATCGGCGGGCTTGCCCCGGGCTTGTTCGGGGGAGAGGTACTGCGCAGTGCCGATGACAGCGGAGGTCTGAGTCATGGCGGAGGTTGAATCGTTGACTGCGCGGGCGATGCCAAAGTCCA
Above is a genomic segment from Corynebacterium suranareeae containing:
- the crgA gene encoding cell division protein CrgA yields the protein MPKARITKNETAPVSSNPSANRTPVKINSAGTPMWYKVIMFAFMIIGLVWLIANYLAGPQIPFMADLDAWNYGIGFGLMIIGLLMTMGWR
- the pknB gene encoding Stk1 family PASTA domain-containing Ser/Thr kinase — translated: MTFVIADRYELGAVIGSGGMSEVFAATDTLIGREVAVKMLRIDLAKDPNFRERFRREAQNSGKLSHPSIVAVFDTGEVDRDGTSVPYIVMERVHGRNLREVVTEDGVFTPVDAASILIPVCEALQASHEAGIIHRDVKPANIMITNTGGVKVMDFGIARAVNDSTSAMTQTSAVIGTAQYLSPEQARGKPADARSDIYATGCVMYELVTGKPPFEGESPFAVAYQHVQEDPTPPSDFIANLTPTSALNVDAVVLTSMAKHPADRYQTAAEMAADLGRLSRNAVSHAARAHVETEEEPEPRLSTRTSTRIAPASGEAGASRSAGSSKRGSKGLIALATVLALGVVGVAGAFTYDYVTNSSSSATQAIPNVEGLPQQEAVTELEAEGFNVNIVEEPSADVSTGLVIRTNPSVGSEIRRGATVTLTVSTGREMINIPDVSGMTLEEAARTLEDAGLELNQNVREENSDDVEEGRVIDQNPEAGQEVVVGSSVSLTMSSGAESIRVPNLTGMNWSQAEQNLISMGFTPTASYVDSEQPEGEVLSVSGQSTEQPKGSTITVEVSNGMLIKAPDLARLNTQQAIDALRAAGWTAPDQSLIVGDPIRTAALVDQNKIGHQSPSPNDLFRKDAQVTVRLFEFDISALIQDQ